The DNA region CACCGTACCCGTGCCCACTGCCACGTGGTCACATTTGGGAAATACCCACGCGTAGAAATCGGGCGAGACGTCGCTCCCCACGTACATCTCGGCCAGATTCTCGTAGTACTCCATTTTCTCGTCCGGCAGTTTGATCCTCTCCTGAAACGCGATGGCGCATGAGTAGCTCCCGGCGTGGATGGACTTGGCGACTCGGCTGTTGGCACCGTCGGCGCCGATCACGACGTCCACGGCCAGAGAACGGCGCGAGTTGTTAGCCGTGTAGTGCACGACGTACGGCGCGGCGGGAGTGGTGGGGACCTCGAGGTCCGTGACGAGGGCCGAGACGAGGTTGGCGCCGCGGGACTCGGCGCGGGAGCGGAGGAAGGAATCGAGTACTTCGCGGCGCAGCATGGCGATGAACTCGTCGGGCCTGAGGGTCTTGCCGAAGTCCACGCAGAGATTGGAGGGGGAGAAGATCCGCATGCGGGTGACGTGGCGGTCGATGAGGGGGGAGGGGATGTCGAACTCGCTGAGCATGCAGAGCGGAATGGCACCGCCGCACGGCTTGGCGGTAGAAGGTGGGCTCCGCTCGAAGAGGAACGTCTCCACGCCACCCGCCGCCAGTGCCTCTGCCGCGGAGGATCCGGCCGGGCCTCCGCCTATGACCGCGGCGCGGAGCTTGCGGCCGGGGAGGGGCGGGTTGGTGGACTTGGATGCCTTGATGGCGATGAGAAAGCGAGAGTGGGTTCTAGTCTTGGTGCGGAGGGGAAGATTGAATGTGGTGCTGGTGTGAAATGGGTGGGTTAGCGACGCCATTGGATTGGGGGGTGGTTGGTTTCAGAGGTTTAGGGTTTGATAACGAGAAAGCAATGCAGATGGCGAACTGCAGAGGAGAGGGAGATGGCTTTAGTAAAGTAAAGAGTAAAGACTGTAAAGTGGTGGGTTCATGACTGGATgcatttgaatattattttatttagttctTTGTTTTCGATCAGACAACTTTAAAGAAGATGCCCATTTTCctgtttttaaatttgttattttattatttttcgcACTTCTCGCGTTCAAGGACAAGATGGGAGCCTATCGTAGAGGCCCGAGGGAGTTGAGATTTTCGGCAGCCTACATCCCAGCTTCTGCCAAATTCTAACGTGgccaaatttgttttcttccgtttttttttttttcacaacgtcagatgttttgggctttttatttttttaatcgaaGAAGGGAAATATTAATACTAAATTTAAAGTATTAGTATTAAATTTGAGACATTAAcatcaaatttaggatgatcaaaTTCTTTTTGAGTGATATAATTCTTAAAGGGTTAACTTTTCACccttagattttaattttgaatccgaaaataaattttgaggcattaaaaattaaatattaacttataaaaatttaactaacaacaatttttttttattattatttttaaatatatgtcCTACACTAGGCAACCGCATACTCATCATAgagtactcttttttttttttggaaaccaGGGCAAAGGATCTTTCAAATAAGAAATGGAGAGAGTCAATTTGTCGAttcaagaaagataaaattattattagtattttgtttttttaacaattttgctCACTTAGAATAATTAACCAATTGTCATAGTAGTTCAATCAATTGGGCAAATGCTACAATGAAGCCTTGGTCAGTAGTTCAATCTTTCTACCAACTACCATTATGGGcgtatcaaaaaattaaaaattaaaaaaataataatttaccaaTTTCTCTAGATTTCAAATGAAATCAAGAAGATTCTTCTTCTATCCGGCGTCAAAATGATGAAGTGGCACTCTCATAATCTCATTAGCGGTTACAACAATCCAAATAttatttgagaaagagaaatgctaccaACTTTTAACTATGTAATATTTATGATgatattaaaaattactattagattgaATTTTCAATATAATAGTGATTTCGGCTTTTCTTCCGGCGGTTGTCATCCGTCTAGTGtgctcatatttttaaatttttagttgtattgctttgattttccctttatttttcttgtttttcttgttgcttgtaataaggtcaTGTCTTCTTTCTTGATCtcctcgcttgttattttggtccagacccctggggttgtggatgtgaacgatatcctggctttcgggttcaggaggatgtgtgtcggcatggggtccttttgatcccagggtcgaggaataagagctacctatgcattaatttgtGTCTGCCTAGCGCAGATCCGTTATTCCAACTaaagattagttataggttagcggatgtttgacatctttgatgtgtaatcttttagttacgactttgatcttttagcttcggctagaATCTTTCAGAACATTATATTCtatgattgtaagagttttaatgctcttgattcttctattaatgagataataatgattttccttaatatatatatatatatatatatatatatatatatatatatatagtgatttttACTTTAGTATCATATTAGGAAATATGCAATTAAGAGTGTGAAAGTGAGAATGTGTATAGTATTTTGGCTAatcaaaatgtttaaaatgagtTTAAAATACTCTAATTTGGCTTATTAAATTGCCAAAATATTTGATTAGCGTGATTGGTGCTTaccatttttatttgtaaagaaatccttgattttttttaaatagaatatTGAAGTGGATGTAAATACTGTGTAAAAGTaagtagaaaaaataaagaaatgtgattttttttttttttttttagttaaaatagagagtCAATTTACTAGCCAAATGTTacttagagtctgtttgggattgggTTTGAGAGatctaaaagtgtttttaacactcaaaaagtttatttgaagaaaaaagtattcgtctTTTAAGAgaccaaaaagcttaaaaatagtgaaaaggcacttttgataaaagttttaaaataaagctTATGcgcaaaagctctttttgacttaaaagctttattttttaaacgcaattccaaatataCTCTTGAAAAAGTTGCcccaatttcattaattaaattcaAGCGTTTTAAATGATTGGTTGAAGCTAAAAAATGGAACAGTAACTTGCTATTTACTCAAAATCAACATTACAAACTTCCAATAACAATGGCAGCTAAACcatgcaccaaaaaaaaaatgcaaaatttgaagaagaaaaaaggtggTGGTTGATGAATGAATTAAGTGGCGAGTAATTCCTGGATGGTAGTCGGACGGCACATGCCATAGAATGGCCGGCCGGACCAGGCAGAATCGACAAGCAAGGAGTAAACTGCCGGTGTAGGGTTGTACAAGTCCCACCACACATATGTTGAAGCTTGGTTGCACGCCATCTCCGGTGACAGACACCCGATCATCGCACCGTACAATCCAACCCCGCAGCAAGCGCTGCTCCGATCCTCGAATCCTGCGTTTGTCACACACGTATATAGGTATGATAACTTCTCTAAACAAGATTTTGATAGATCCTAAAGGAAAGCatcataaaattaaataagcaaCATGATGCCAATTATTATTGTCGTGgccaatttttgaaatgatCAAACAACTCGAACACAAAATTAGTAGATTAGAGTCGATAAAtatgacctgtttaattaaatgaaccCGACACGTGACATaagggttgacaattttttacattaccCATGAACTCGATACGaacccaacataaaattagaGGATTTGAGTTGAGagtttgacttatttaattaaatgggttgagttAGAATTGATCTAAATTAAAtatgacctgtttaattaaataggttgaaTATTTTTGACACGACCGAAACCCGACACGTGACataagaattgaaaatttttgacattACCTGCAAACTCGATAcaaacccaacatgaaattagcggATTTGAGTTGAAagtttgacttatttaattaaattggttgatTTAAAGTTGATCCAAatatgacccgtttaattaaatggattaaatatttttgacaCGATTGGAACCCGACATGTGATATaagggttgacaattttttggcaCTACCATCAAACCTGATACAAACCCAACATCAAATTAGCAAATTTGAGTTGagagtttgattttttgggttgggttaGAGTTGATCTACATAgttttatatctatatttcGATCCGAATCTGACATTTCGAACACGAATTGCTACCCTAAATggggtttttattattaatccATCAGAAAATGTAGCAATATGGTACTAAGAAATgaatttttggaagaaaagattGATACCATAGAGTCTTGGATTGGCTAGGATCTTCATAATTCCTTGATACACATCGCAGAAGACAATCTGCACATCGAGCAACTTGGAATTGAGCTCCACAATCTGGTCATCCAGCATTCTATTGTACTCCAAAACCATCTCATTGATCTCCTTAACACACCGCCGGCCGTCGTCTTCACCGGCGCTGGCATTACGCCACTCCCACACTGTTCGAGGCGCGCACCCCAGCGGCAATATTCCCACGCATATTATCTTCCTGAAATTTGCGTTGTAAAGATTCCTTATAACATGCACCATCTGGTTCACCAAGATGCGAGCGAATTCTTGGCTGCTAAACTTGAGCATCACGCCAGAGGAGTTGCGGAGGAAGAGATCGATGTAGTCATCTTTCCCCAGTGAGAGGTAGACCGCAGAGGATCTGACAAAGCGCTCGGCGCCGGACTCGCCGAGCTGCAGCTGCAGCAGCTGCAGGGTCTCGAAAACTTGCCGGAGTTGTTGGTTCAGAGACTGGTGGCTCCGGCTGCTGGGGTTCATGATTGTTGCTTCCGCTGAGCCGAAGTTGAGGCCAAGTAGAAGCTCTTCAATCGACCCGTTTTGATTGTAGAATGGTGGGATGTTTTGCAAACCCATCTTCTCAGCTGCACCATTAAAACAGAGGAGAGAAAATCTTGCGGGTTGGAACCAAGATAATTTCAAGATAGCTGGAAATGAATGTAAAGAGAGAAATTAATGAtgaaacagagaagaaaaagtgGTACCAAGAAGATGGGGAAGAAGGTTTGAATCGGAGCCATTGCAAGGATACAAAGAAAGATTACGGTGGAGAAGAGGGTAGAACAGAGAGTTGTCTCTGCAATCAACAGAGGAGTCCCCCAATATGTAGAGCGCCGTCGCATTGGAAGCCTTTTCGTCCAATGGAGTTTCTGTTTCTAGGTGTTTCCCATTTACAACACCGATGGCCCCCATGAGCATGACAGCAACCAGAAGATGAACGAGGGCGCCCATTAATCCTTTTGGCGGCGGTGCTCTGTTTTCCAGCTTCTTTGCGATTGCATTGAAACTCTGCGGATTTTGTTTCGACATTGCGATCATCTTGTTCTTTGATTCTTGgcctcttctcttttctctgttTTGGTTTGATCTATTTAGTGCTTGCTTTCTTGGATCCAACTGcgctctctctttcttgctGGAGGCAGCAGACCCGGGGAGATGGTCTTTTGACTCTTTTATAAACGAGTGCGGGTGCATGGGAATGGGCTAACCCCTTAAGCTCAATCAAGCCtactcattttatattttatatttttttttgaattttgggggTGGGAGAATgagtaaaattaaaaggggGTAAAACATAAGATGctaatattgtaaatttttaaactttaagcgCATGATTACAAAATCATTTATACTTCGGGGGtataagtgaaattttttcttatttatatatcAATAGCATACTTTCCCTACAAATATTTTGTACTGAATATTGAATGCTCTTTATTGTAGATTTTTGACATTGGTGAAAGATGTGCATTAAACTGTTAGATTTTATGTTGGTTAATGCAGTGTTCAAAACATTTTGATTAAAGGTTCAGTTTTACGCATTCGGAAAGATCTTTTGAATATCCGACCGGAAGAAATGCTCAAATAGGGTTATGTTAGGTTTTTAGTTTTGCCCTAGTTT from Corylus avellana chromosome ca10, CavTom2PMs-1.0 includes:
- the LOC132164172 gene encoding geranylgeranyl diphosphate reductase, chloroplastic-like, which produces MASLTHPFHTSTTFNLPLRTKTRTHSRFLIAIKASKSTNPPLPGRKLRAAVIGGGPAGSSAAEALAAGGVETFLFERSPPSTAKPCGGAIPLCMLSEFDIPSPLIDRHVTRMRIFSPSNLCVDFGKTLRPDEFIAMLRREVLDSFLRSRAESRGANLVSALVTDLEVPTTPAAPYVVHYTANNSRRSLAVDVVIGADGANSRVAKSIHAGSYSCAIAFQERIKLPDEKMEYYENLAEMYVGSDVSPDFYAWVFPKCDHVAVGTGTVCAKQDIKLFQRAIRERVKPKINGGKVIKVEAHPIPEHPRPIRVRGRVALVGDAAGYVTKCAGEGIYFAAKSGRMCGEAIVNASEGGERMINEGDLKREYLRVWDAKYISTFRFMDLLQRVFYGSNASREALVELCGDEYVQRMTFESYLYKRLADGDRWQDAKMVWNTVGSLMRCNIIGR
- the LOC132162880 gene encoding GDSL esterase/lipase At1g71250-like — translated: MSKQNPQSFNAIAKKLENRAPPPKGLMGALVHLLVAVMLMGAIGVVNGKHLETETPLDEKASNATALYILGDSSVDCRDNSLFYPLLHRNLSLYPCNGSDSNLLPHLLAEKMGLQNIPPFYNQNGSIEELLLGLNFGSAEATIMNPSSRSHQSLNQQLRQVFETLQLLQLQLGESGAERFVRSSAVYLSLGKDDYIDLFLRNSSGVMLKFSSQEFARILVNQMVHVIRNLYNANFRKIICVGILPLGCAPRTVWEWRNASAGEDDGRRCVKEINEMVLEYNRMLDDQIVELNSKLLDVQIVFCDVYQGIMKILANPRLYGFEDRSSACCGVGLYGAMIGCLSPEMACNQASTYVWWDLYNPTPAVYSLLVDSAWSGRPFYGMCRPTTIQELLAT